In Amycolatopsis solani, a single window of DNA contains:
- a CDS encoding NACHT and WD repeat domain-containing protein, which produces MTEQPHDDALPIVHNEITGPFSGTAIQTGSVGSINHVEGDQHLHYLDGARDRLRTSPGTVASDCPYPGLAAFEPEQAAWFFGRDALLAELIAGLDRRLRSGGAQVVVAPSGAGKSSLLSAGLLPKLGQGALPGSDQWPTLVLTPTAHPLREFAGRIASLIGDDVASNPSQLSAGLAALVSEDPKSRVVVVVDQFEELFTQCTDDEQRRTFIDLLVEISTPSDARRSALVVIGLRADFYAACIDHPPLRAALQDSPLVVGPMTETELREAILFPARSVGLDVEPGLVELLLRDLGATAADDGSAAYEAGRLPLLAHALRVSWQQRNGATLTLQGYQDTGGIQHAIAVTADRALAGLGQVAPQAPELARQVLLRLVRVGEDSETTRRRVDRAQLAAEFEDSETLDMVLAALTAPDTRLLTADEDTIQLAHEALIGAWPTLRGWLSDNRAGVLAAQQLADAAERWAADDEDPGQLYQGLRLEVAQSLLEDTEAGPPIGVLGRRFLVASQAGRDADRRLARRRRRRARITLAVIVVLLLIAGVAVTANETTRDQRDAQELLATARAELAAADSRRADHPVDALRWGITASWFAANTDDPTTMESAHGGLVRTIADSWYFRGLRTVPDLLGIDTGEGDWLLTLTKHGELGLWDTAGEPGTARNVPLGPTGGPISQATVLPRRNLLVTVAVDGPLTVWNLADRHVPQRLGTAAAGPTAITTLRSTSDGNRILSGDENGAVAVWDLAEPSHPVRQGTGVPPCSPHCNPVLDVAIRADGGSMVSVDRNAVTTWTIPGTGNPRRGRQVQLPPLPNPIQNARSAEHRSITATPDSSIATSLRPDGGAVAVGGTDGRAASAMLAGDPAQPDPAATGRLRTLAALPGHELHTDLVLFSHDGRQVATAGTDRSVRLWDVTDPAHPVLRHQFAAQPGPIASLAFSTSDQLLLVAGRDGTVAEYLTDGLVTPRDPVNVPAERPLVWADPDPKGGEATASRSGRRLLAIGDPVGRLMVVGRAAAESALMSDSFVPSDEFDGSVSLWRLGDGKPAALGKIDHRHTPTALALGPANRVLAVGDGLGGLGLWDLTDPATPRLLIDMNHDALGIGLSEITSAAITHDGRRLALGTAEFGVLLLDISTPDHPAITTRLTEPTGSVHGLAFSPDDGTLTVGSGDGFVRFWDMRGGQVLAAAVPSASGQVVSAVYAPGKPLLATGSVTGSVTLWDVTSPRQPIALQTIPGPPKGAMVVQFTPDGAGLAATDGYEQVNRWSVVNAGQAVADPARVACGLVGRGLSQAEWEADRDLSHYDYQAMC; this is translated from the coding sequence GTGACCGAGCAACCCCACGACGACGCCCTCCCGATCGTCCACAACGAAATCACCGGCCCGTTCAGCGGCACAGCCATCCAGACCGGCAGCGTCGGATCGATCAATCACGTCGAAGGCGATCAGCACCTGCACTACCTCGACGGCGCACGCGATCGGCTGCGCACCTCCCCGGGGACGGTGGCGAGTGACTGCCCCTACCCGGGGCTGGCGGCGTTCGAACCCGAGCAGGCAGCGTGGTTCTTCGGGCGGGACGCCCTGCTCGCGGAGCTGATCGCCGGCCTCGATCGGCGACTGCGCAGCGGCGGGGCGCAGGTCGTCGTGGCGCCATCAGGCGCGGGCAAGTCGTCGCTGTTGTCCGCCGGTCTGCTGCCCAAGCTCGGTCAAGGCGCTCTGCCCGGATCAGACCAATGGCCGACGTTGGTGCTCACGCCCACGGCTCATCCCCTGCGGGAGTTCGCCGGCCGGATCGCGTCGCTGATCGGTGACGACGTCGCCTCGAATCCCTCGCAGCTGTCAGCGGGGCTGGCCGCTCTGGTGAGCGAGGATCCGAAGTCTCGGGTCGTCGTGGTCGTGGACCAGTTCGAGGAACTGTTCACCCAATGCACCGATGACGAGCAGCGGCGGACGTTCATCGATCTGCTCGTCGAGATCAGTACTCCGAGCGACGCGCGCCGGTCGGCACTCGTCGTCATAGGACTGCGGGCGGACTTCTACGCGGCCTGCATCGACCACCCGCCACTGCGGGCCGCCCTGCAGGACAGCCCGCTGGTGGTCGGTCCGATGACCGAGACCGAACTGCGCGAGGCGATCCTGTTCCCGGCCCGGAGCGTAGGACTGGACGTCGAGCCCGGGCTGGTCGAGCTGCTGCTGCGGGACCTGGGTGCGACCGCGGCCGACGACGGCTCGGCCGCCTACGAGGCGGGCCGGCTGCCGTTGCTGGCGCATGCGTTGCGGGTCAGCTGGCAGCAGCGCAACGGTGCCACGCTCACGCTGCAGGGTTACCAGGACACCGGCGGTATCCAGCACGCCATCGCCGTTACGGCCGACCGTGCTCTCGCCGGTCTCGGCCAGGTCGCACCGCAGGCGCCGGAGCTGGCACGGCAGGTATTGCTGCGGCTGGTGAGAGTCGGCGAAGACAGCGAGACCACGCGCCGCCGGGTCGATCGTGCCCAGCTCGCGGCGGAGTTCGAGGACTCGGAAACACTGGACATGGTGCTCGCCGCGCTCACCGCCCCGGACACCAGGCTGCTCACAGCGGACGAGGACACGATCCAGCTCGCCCACGAGGCACTCATCGGAGCGTGGCCCACCCTGCGCGGCTGGCTGTCCGACAACCGCGCCGGAGTCTTGGCCGCGCAGCAGCTCGCGGACGCGGCCGAGCGCTGGGCCGCCGACGACGAGGATCCGGGCCAGCTCTACCAGGGCCTTCGCCTGGAGGTCGCGCAAAGCCTGCTCGAGGACACCGAGGCCGGTCCACCCATCGGCGTGCTGGGCCGGCGGTTCCTGGTGGCGAGCCAGGCCGGCCGGGACGCCGACCGAAGACTCGCCCGCCGACGACGCCGACGCGCCCGGATCACCCTCGCGGTGATCGTCGTGCTGCTGCTCATCGCCGGCGTCGCCGTGACAGCCAACGAAACCACCCGTGATCAGCGGGACGCCCAAGAGCTGCTGGCCACCGCACGCGCCGAGCTGGCCGCGGCCGACTCCCGCCGGGCGGACCACCCCGTCGACGCTCTGCGCTGGGGAATCACCGCCTCCTGGTTCGCCGCGAACACCGACGACCCGACGACGATGGAATCCGCCCACGGCGGACTGGTCCGGACCATCGCCGACTCCTGGTACTTCCGCGGCCTGCGCACGGTTCCGGATTTGCTCGGTATCGACACGGGAGAGGGCGACTGGCTGCTGACCTTGACCAAGCACGGCGAGCTCGGCCTGTGGGACACCGCCGGCGAACCCGGGACGGCGCGGAACGTGCCGCTGGGGCCAACCGGTGGCCCGATCTCCCAGGCCACCGTCTTACCTCGCCGAAACCTGCTGGTCACCGTGGCCGTCGACGGACCCCTGACCGTGTGGAACCTGGCAGATCGGCACGTACCGCAGCGCCTCGGAACCGCGGCGGCGGGCCCGACGGCGATCACCACACTTCGGTCGACATCGGACGGGAACCGGATCCTCTCCGGCGATGAAAACGGAGCCGTGGCGGTGTGGGATCTGGCCGAGCCCAGTCACCCAGTCCGTCAGGGCACTGGCGTGCCACCGTGCTCCCCGCACTGCAATCCGGTCCTCGACGTGGCGATCCGAGCCGACGGCGGCAGCATGGTCTCGGTCGATCGCAACGCGGTCACGACCTGGACCATCCCCGGCACGGGCAATCCACGCCGTGGCCGCCAGGTGCAGCTGCCCCCGCTGCCGAACCCCATCCAGAACGCCCGCAGCGCCGAGCACCGGAGCATCACCGCAACACCGGATTCCAGCATCGCCACCAGTCTCCGGCCCGACGGCGGCGCGGTGGCCGTCGGCGGGACCGACGGCCGCGCCGCATCCGCGATGCTGGCCGGTGACCCGGCCCAGCCCGACCCGGCGGCTACGGGCCGGCTTCGCACGCTGGCCGCACTACCCGGCCACGAATTGCACACCGACTTGGTCCTGTTCAGCCACGACGGACGTCAGGTGGCCACCGCGGGGACCGACCGTTCCGTGCGGCTGTGGGACGTCACCGACCCGGCGCATCCCGTGCTGCGGCACCAGTTCGCCGCCCAGCCCGGACCGATCGCGAGCCTGGCGTTCAGCACAAGCGATCAGCTGCTGCTGGTGGCGGGGCGAGACGGCACAGTCGCCGAGTACCTGACCGACGGCCTGGTCACGCCGCGGGACCCGGTGAACGTGCCGGCCGAGCGCCCTCTGGTGTGGGCCGACCCCGACCCCAAGGGGGGTGAGGCGACCGCGTCGCGGTCCGGCAGGCGGCTCTTGGCGATCGGTGATCCAGTAGGCCGGCTGATGGTCGTCGGCCGGGCCGCCGCCGAGTCGGCGCTGATGAGCGACTCGTTCGTGCCGTCCGATGAGTTCGACGGCTCGGTGTCGTTGTGGCGGCTCGGCGACGGTAAGCCCGCTGCGCTGGGGAAGATCGACCACCGGCACACCCCGACCGCGCTGGCACTGGGGCCGGCCAACCGGGTTCTGGCCGTGGGTGACGGGCTCGGCGGCCTCGGGCTGTGGGATCTCACCGATCCCGCGACCCCGCGCCTGCTCATCGACATGAACCACGACGCGCTGGGAATCGGACTCTCGGAGATCACCTCGGCTGCGATCACCCACGACGGCCGCCGCCTCGCCCTCGGCACCGCCGAATTCGGCGTACTGCTGCTGGACATCAGCACGCCCGACCATCCGGCGATCACCACCAGGTTGACCGAGCCGACCGGTTCCGTGCACGGCCTGGCCTTCAGCCCGGACGACGGCACGCTGACCGTCGGCAGCGGTGACGGGTTCGTGCGCTTCTGGGACATGCGCGGCGGCCAGGTCCTCGCGGCCGCCGTGCCCAGCGCGTCGGGTCAGGTGGTGTCCGCAGTTTATGCTCCGGGCAAGCCGTTGCTGGCCACCGGTTCCGTGACCGGCTCGGTCACGTTGTGGGACGTGACGAGTCCTCGCCAGCCAATAGCACTCCAGACGATACCCGGGCCGCCGAAGGGGGCCATGGTCGTGCAGTTCACACCGGATGGCGCCGGTCTGGCCGCCACCGACGGCTACGAGCAAGTGAACCGGTGGTCGGTGGTCAACGCCGGTCAGGCCGTCGCCGATCCCGCCCGGGTCGCCTGTGGCCTGGTCGGGCGGGGTCTGAGCCAGGCCGAGTGGGAAGCCGATCGCGACCTGTCCCACTACGACTACCAAGCCATGTGCTGA
- a CDS encoding LLM class F420-dependent oxidoreductase, whose translation MIIDGRRARVMELGVSGLNAKATLGPAETVKLARLAEDLGYSSWWAGEHVVLPSPRVAAAPMELTDPILDPLVHLSYVAAVTRRLELGTGIVILPQRNPVVLAKQAASLDVLSGGRLLLGVGAGYLEPEMRAVGVAMSERGRRTDEYLDAMTTLWTDQAPAYQGRFVAFRNVDAHPRPARRGGPRIVIGGHSRAAFRRAITRGHGWFGNGTLDDLPRHLAGLRQAASEVERPERLGKLEISYLPLDPVVVEPRAAQRYAELGVDRLVIYPLPLQDPSDVARFLEHHAGLPHGPGSR comes from the coding sequence GTGATCATCGACGGCAGGAGGGCACGGGTAATGGAACTGGGAGTCTCGGGACTGAACGCGAAAGCCACGCTGGGCCCGGCCGAGACGGTCAAGCTGGCGCGGCTGGCCGAGGATCTCGGCTATTCGTCGTGGTGGGCCGGTGAGCACGTGGTGCTGCCCAGCCCCCGGGTGGCGGCGGCGCCGATGGAGCTGACCGACCCGATTCTCGACCCCCTGGTCCACTTGTCCTACGTCGCGGCCGTCACCCGGCGGCTGGAGCTCGGGACCGGGATCGTGATCCTGCCGCAACGCAACCCGGTTGTCCTCGCCAAGCAGGCCGCGAGCCTGGACGTGCTCAGCGGTGGCCGCCTGCTGCTCGGCGTCGGCGCCGGATACCTCGAACCCGAGATGCGCGCGGTCGGCGTCGCGATGTCCGAACGAGGGCGCCGTACCGATGAATACCTCGATGCGATGACGACGTTGTGGACCGACCAGGCTCCCGCGTACCAGGGCCGGTTCGTCGCGTTCCGGAACGTCGACGCGCATCCCCGCCCGGCCCGGCGAGGCGGGCCGCGCATCGTGATCGGCGGTCACAGCCGGGCCGCCTTCCGCCGCGCGATCACCCGCGGCCACGGCTGGTTCGGCAACGGCACGCTCGACGACCTGCCCCGGCACCTGGCCGGGCTACGGCAGGCCGCGAGCGAGGTTGAGCGCCCGGAGCGGCTGGGAAAGCTGGAGATCAGTTACCTACCACTGGATCCGGTGGTGGTGGAACCTCGTGCTGCGCAGCGCTACGCCGAGCTCGGAGTGGACCGCCTGGTGATCTACCCGCTGCCGCTCCAGGATCCGTCGGACGTCGCGCGGTTCCTGGAACACCACGCCGGCTTGCCGCACGGTCCGGGTTCACGGTGA
- a CDS encoding LysR family transcriptional regulator, with protein sequence MDVHVRDLRYFVAVAEELSFTRAAHRLFIAQPSLSKQIRRLETSLQVALFERDHHAVALTAAGAALLPQAQRIIEQWAVAQSAVFDAVTAQHTTLTVGFHTRIGRGLIPHVTARMATSLPGWKLLFRQVPWSDPTVGLSSGEVDVAIAWLPIPDDGEYSWKVVATEQRWVALPAGHRLAPRTVVALGELADEPFVALPRTAGPLREFWLGNDQRPAPARIVAEAETAEESLEAVASGLGVVLLSAGNAEIYQRDDIVYRPVTGLRPCELAVAWRAKDDRHAVRVVVEACTRCLCGESGATSSAG encoded by the coding sequence ATGGATGTCCACGTCCGGGATCTGCGCTACTTCGTCGCGGTGGCCGAAGAGCTCAGCTTCACCAGGGCAGCCCACCGGCTGTTCATCGCCCAGCCGTCGCTGAGCAAGCAGATCCGCCGGCTGGAAACCTCGTTGCAGGTCGCGCTGTTCGAACGGGATCACCACGCCGTCGCGCTGACCGCCGCGGGTGCGGCGCTGCTGCCGCAGGCCCAGCGGATCATCGAGCAGTGGGCGGTCGCGCAGAGCGCGGTCTTCGACGCGGTCACCGCACAGCACACCACCCTGACAGTCGGCTTTCACACCAGGATCGGCCGTGGTCTCATCCCCCACGTGACGGCCAGGATGGCGACATCGCTGCCGGGCTGGAAGCTGCTGTTCCGGCAAGTCCCCTGGAGTGATCCCACCGTCGGACTCTCGAGCGGCGAGGTCGACGTGGCCATCGCCTGGCTGCCGATCCCGGACGACGGCGAGTACTCGTGGAAGGTCGTCGCCACCGAGCAGCGGTGGGTGGCGCTGCCCGCCGGTCACCGGCTCGCGCCCCGAACGGTCGTCGCGCTGGGTGAGCTCGCCGACGAGCCCTTCGTCGCGCTCCCCCGCACGGCAGGACCGCTTCGCGAGTTCTGGCTGGGAAACGACCAGCGCCCGGCACCGGCCCGGATCGTCGCCGAGGCCGAAACCGCCGAGGAATCCCTCGAAGCCGTCGCCTCCGGACTCGGGGTGGTGCTGCTGTCCGCCGGCAACGCCGAGATCTATCAGCGCGACGACATCGTGTACCGCCCCGTGACCGGGCTCAGACCGTGCGAACTCGCCGTGGCCTGGCGAGCCAAGGACGACCGTCACGCCGTGCGTGTCGTTGTCGAAGCGTGCACACGATGCCTCTGCGGCGAATCGGGCGCCACCTCTTCCGCCGGGTAG
- a CDS encoding nSTAND1 domain-containing NTPase, translating into MSDAASGRRLPSLAVTLAYVAACDGDRAEWQRRWHAVSAELNDLELEHGDQAATTAPYVGLAAYGSSDARRFFGRERLVDDLVARLRRQRFLAVFGPSGAGKSSVLRAGLVPALEEMDSAGPIVLFTPGTHPVQELALRLAPLVGAIASRIEAELLEGPQALRALNNQLLLDRPPTAETVIIVDQFEEVFTLCDSHEHRAAFLDLLLSAASPGSRFRVVLGVRADFYAHIAQHEGLVTALQDAQVTVGPMTAEELRRAITRPATDTGCAVESDLLSVLIAQTHGQAGALPLLSHALRETWRRRKGNTLTLAGFQATGGLDGALVRTAETVFSGLTVPQQHLTQQLLKRLVALGETTEDTKRRIPRAELENDDDTIAVLQVLGDARLLTLGRDTVEITHEALIGSWPRLQRWLNADREGHRIHRELADRAIDWEAHGRDPASLLRGYRLTLVADRMRPSEELTSRERAFLAASLSARDQEQSASRRRIRRQRALIAALAVIALAASAMVVFALDAQRDATRQRNTALALRAAAAATDLLTRDPKLAAQIALAAYRLLPARETEEAVISTAAMAHGSQIAQSRAEISNDSRIIISADNAAHTTTIYTLSDKGIEKTTTVQNSGAPKDVTMSPDGRLFAVPVTGNMMELWKLGTTGGHPVLASTLKGASEVRSWTPDSRFALIGNTPEYPPGPAGSPVTYPDSPVIWDLADPTVPVRGRTVDSDGTFVGNSHTLAITPRLEGVNGVQTIELETFDRPPPTRRPWLIGDQNWSFMEMHFLHNGTTALLSQTTGVGKFALAKWDISNKEQPVRLGKFILPDGAFMRPEAGSDLTPDRIVITQNGTLTTWDIADINHPKLTSSIVTASTQIEALRLTPDKTALLGVVILGGNRHSVVRWEFDPGKATANICASADRLPQAVWDQYFPALPYKPPC; encoded by the coding sequence TTGTCCGACGCCGCAAGCGGTCGCCGGCTGCCCAGCCTGGCGGTCACGCTGGCGTACGTCGCAGCATGCGACGGCGACCGGGCCGAGTGGCAACGTCGATGGCACGCGGTCTCCGCTGAGCTGAACGACCTCGAACTCGAACACGGCGACCAAGCCGCCACCACGGCGCCCTACGTCGGCCTGGCGGCGTATGGCTCTTCGGACGCCAGGCGGTTCTTCGGGCGCGAACGCCTGGTCGACGACCTCGTCGCCCGGCTTCGGCGACAACGTTTCCTCGCCGTGTTCGGACCCTCCGGAGCAGGCAAGTCGTCGGTGTTGCGGGCGGGACTCGTCCCGGCCCTGGAGGAGATGGACAGTGCCGGGCCGATCGTTCTGTTCACCCCAGGCACGCACCCGGTGCAAGAACTGGCGCTCCGGCTCGCTCCGCTCGTGGGCGCCATCGCGTCGAGAATCGAGGCCGAGTTGCTCGAGGGGCCTCAGGCACTGCGGGCGCTCAACAACCAGCTGCTGCTCGACCGGCCTCCCACTGCGGAAACCGTGATCATCGTCGACCAGTTCGAGGAGGTCTTCACGCTGTGCGACAGCCACGAGCACCGAGCCGCGTTCCTGGACCTGCTGCTCTCGGCGGCATCTCCCGGATCCCGGTTCCGGGTCGTGCTCGGTGTGCGTGCTGACTTCTATGCCCACATCGCCCAGCACGAAGGCCTGGTCACGGCTCTGCAGGACGCCCAGGTCACCGTCGGGCCGATGACCGCCGAAGAACTCCGCCGGGCGATCACCCGCCCCGCGACCGATACCGGCTGTGCGGTCGAGAGCGACCTGCTGAGCGTGCTGATCGCTCAGACCCACGGCCAAGCCGGCGCCTTACCGCTGCTGTCACACGCGTTGCGCGAGACGTGGCGCCGCCGCAAGGGCAACACGCTGACCCTCGCGGGATTCCAAGCCACCGGCGGCCTCGACGGTGCGCTCGTGCGCACCGCCGAAACTGTGTTCAGCGGGCTGACGGTGCCTCAGCAGCACCTCACCCAGCAGCTGCTCAAACGCCTGGTCGCCCTGGGCGAGACCACCGAGGACACGAAGCGCCGGATTCCCCGCGCCGAGCTCGAAAACGACGACGACACCATCGCCGTTCTGCAGGTCCTCGGTGACGCACGACTGCTGACACTGGGCCGGGACACGGTCGAGATCACCCATGAGGCGCTCATCGGCTCGTGGCCGCGGCTGCAACGGTGGCTCAACGCCGACCGCGAAGGACATCGGATCCACCGCGAGCTCGCCGACCGCGCCATCGACTGGGAAGCCCATGGCCGAGACCCTGCGTCCTTGCTCAGGGGCTATCGCCTGACCCTCGTCGCCGACCGGATGCGGCCGAGCGAGGAGCTGACATCCCGGGAGCGCGCCTTTCTCGCCGCTTCGCTCTCCGCTCGTGATCAAGAGCAGTCGGCGAGCCGGCGACGGATCCGACGCCAGCGAGCGCTCATCGCCGCACTGGCCGTCATCGCCCTCGCGGCCTCGGCCATGGTGGTCTTCGCCCTCGACGCCCAGCGCGACGCCACCCGGCAGCGCAACACCGCACTGGCACTGCGCGCGGCCGCCGCCGCGACCGATCTCCTCACTCGCGACCCGAAGCTGGCCGCCCAGATAGCTCTCGCCGCCTATCGCCTGCTGCCAGCCCGAGAGACCGAGGAAGCGGTCATCAGCACCGCGGCGATGGCGCACGGCAGTCAGATCGCACAATCCAGGGCAGAAATCTCGAACGACTCCCGGATCATCATTTCCGCGGATAATGCCGCACACACCACAACGATATACACGTTGAGCGACAAGGGAATCGAAAAAACGACCACGGTTCAGAACTCTGGAGCACCCAAAGATGTGACGATGAGTCCCGATGGCCGGCTTTTCGCCGTGCCAGTCACAGGAAACATGATGGAACTGTGGAAACTCGGCACCACGGGCGGCCATCCGGTACTGGCCTCCACCCTCAAGGGCGCGTCCGAAGTACGGTCCTGGACCCCGGACAGCCGATTCGCCCTCATCGGCAACACTCCTGAATACCCACCCGGCCCAGCCGGCTCGCCAGTGACCTACCCGGACAGTCCCGTAATCTGGGACCTGGCAGATCCGACCGTTCCGGTTCGCGGCAGGACCGTCGACAGCGACGGAACTTTCGTCGGCAACTCGCACACGCTGGCGATAACGCCCCGCCTGGAAGGCGTCAACGGCGTGCAGACCATCGAGCTCGAAACCTTCGATCGACCTCCACCAACTCGGCGGCCTTGGCTGATCGGTGATCAGAACTGGTCTTTCATGGAAATGCACTTCCTGCACAACGGCACCACCGCGCTCCTGTCCCAAACCACGGGCGTCGGAAAGTTTGCACTCGCCAAGTGGGACATCTCAAACAAGGAGCAGCCGGTTCGACTCGGCAAGTTCATCCTCCCCGACGGCGCCTTCATGAGGCCGGAAGCGGGGAGCGACCTGACCCCGGATCGGATCGTCATCACCCAAAACGGCACGCTCACCACCTGGGACATCGCAGACATCAACCACCCCAAGTTGACCTCTAGCATAGTGACGGCCAGCACTCAAATAGAGGCACTTCGACTCACTCCCGACAAAACAGCCCTGCTGGGCGTGGTGATTTTGGGCGGCAACAGACATTCTGTCGTACGCTGGGAATTCGATCCAGGTAAAGCGACCGCGAACATCTGCGCAAGCGCGGACAGGTTACCGCAAGCCGTATGGGACCAGTATTTTCCAGCGTTGCCCTATAAACCACCTTGCTGA